The following proteins come from a genomic window of Pseudomonadota bacterium:
- a CDS encoding DNA primase: MSRVSPALIQEIIHKTDLAGVLSQHLSMRQQGRKLLALCPFHPEKTPSLNFDPETGLFYCFGCKAGGDFIKLMMHLEGWTFMEAIRDLGRRVGVEVEEMSSDERAQYDRKQRLREVLERASLLYHRILTQSPNAQAARDYLHQRGLTAETISRFELGYAPPGPAFLAEWLREKGFSEDEIIGSGLAVERGGRPVDMFRDRVTFPIHDAHGQRIAMGGRLMGDGQPKYLNSPETQLFSKRAHLYGLYHARTNVREAPAIVVEGYMDVIAMHQGGFPQAVASLGTALTIEQAKLLRRYCESCVLAYDADRAGENAADKGIEVFEQAQLGVRVLRLPKGEDPDSLLRAGGAQAVAERLQQAQGIVEYRMDLLSERADLRTPEGKSHFLREMVPTLGKIRDVVRLDEYVRQLCHRANVSESAVRRLLRIEGTPPPPGIAAYESRRDAAPPRRADAKPGGSSGGRSSSGDGRFGSGSGESWRKGGDGGRGWNRDGQRDRRPPPAEPPPLSPPGRAASAGLARAECDLLRCLLAEPASIPAARAAVAPEEMEDPLARGVLVKLYAMPDTQNPLSPADLVALVQHDADVTQEGVDRRLSEILLAKNAEPLTPELFAHTLAYFRTRREKAELQSLRRSIRQRIGETIGHDDPEYVRLRELEQRLQNDRMKGT; the protein is encoded by the coding sequence ATGTCACGCGTCTCTCCCGCCCTCATACAAGAGATCATCCACAAGACCGACCTCGCCGGCGTCTTGAGCCAGCACCTGTCGATGCGCCAGCAGGGCCGCAAGCTGCTGGCGCTGTGCCCGTTCCATCCAGAGAAGACGCCCTCGCTCAACTTCGACCCCGAGACCGGCCTCTTCTACTGCTTCGGGTGCAAGGCAGGCGGCGACTTCATCAAGCTCATGATGCACCTCGAGGGGTGGACCTTCATGGAGGCCATCCGAGACCTCGGACGGCGGGTGGGGGTCGAGGTCGAGGAGATGTCGAGCGACGAGCGCGCGCAGTACGACCGCAAGCAGCGGCTGCGCGAGGTGCTCGAGCGTGCGTCGCTGCTCTATCACCGCATCCTCACCCAGTCGCCGAACGCCCAGGCGGCACGCGACTACCTGCATCAGCGCGGTCTGACGGCAGAGACCATCAGCCGCTTCGAGCTCGGATACGCACCGCCAGGCCCGGCCTTCCTGGCCGAGTGGCTGCGTGAGAAAGGCTTCAGCGAAGACGAGATCATCGGCTCTGGCCTTGCGGTCGAGCGTGGCGGTCGGCCCGTCGACATGTTCCGCGACCGCGTCACCTTCCCCATCCACGACGCCCACGGCCAGCGCATCGCCATGGGGGGGCGCCTCATGGGTGATGGACAGCCGAAGTACCTCAACTCTCCTGAGACCCAGCTGTTCTCGAAGCGCGCGCATCTCTACGGCCTCTACCACGCCCGCACGAACGTGCGGGAGGCCCCCGCCATCGTGGTGGAAGGCTACATGGACGTCATCGCGATGCATCAGGGCGGCTTCCCCCAGGCCGTGGCCTCCCTGGGCACCGCCCTCACCATCGAGCAGGCAAAGCTGCTGCGTCGCTACTGCGAGTCGTGCGTTCTCGCCTATGACGCCGACCGCGCCGGCGAGAACGCCGCCGACAAGGGCATCGAGGTGTTCGAGCAGGCCCAGCTGGGGGTGCGCGTCCTGCGCCTTCCCAAAGGTGAAGATCCTGATTCGCTCCTGCGCGCGGGAGGGGCGCAGGCAGTCGCAGAGCGCCTGCAGCAGGCCCAGGGCATCGTCGAGTACCGCATGGACCTGCTGAGCGAGCGCGCCGACCTGCGAACACCGGAGGGAAAGAGCCACTTCCTGCGCGAGATGGTGCCCACCCTCGGAAAGATACGCGACGTGGTGCGACTCGACGAGTACGTGCGCCAGCTGTGCCATCGCGCGAACGTGAGCGAGAGCGCCGTCCGTCGCCTGCTGCGCATCGAGGGAACCCCGCCCCCGCCAGGGATTGCGGCCTACGAGAGTCGACGCGACGCGGCCCCTCCCCGACGCGCAGACGCAAAGCCCGGTGGGTCCTCGGGCGGACGATCATCATCGGGAGACGGCCGGTTCGGCTCTGGCTCTGGGGAGAGCTGGCGAAAGGGTGGCGACGGCGGACGCGGCTGGAACCGCGACGGCCAGCGCGATCGGCGTCCGCCCCCCGCGGAACCGCCTCCGCTCTCGCCTCCAGGACGCGCGGCGTCTGCGGGTCTTGCTCGGGCCGAGTGCGATCTGCTGCGCTGCCTGCTGGCTGAACCCGCCTCCATTCCCGCGGCGCGCGCGGCAGTCGCGCCCGAGGAGATGGAAGACCCCCTCGCCCGAGGGGTCCTGGTCAAGCTGTATGCCATGCCTGACACGCAGAACCCGCTGAGTCCCGCCGATCTCGTCGCGCTCGTCCAGCATGACGCCGATGTCACTCAAGAAGGAGTCGACCGACGGCTGTCTGAAATACTACTGGCCAAAAACGCGGAACCTCTCACTCCCGAGCTATTCGCGCACACCCTGGCGTACTTTCGCACCCGCCGCGAGAAAGCCGAGCTTCAATCGCTCCGGCGATCGATCAGACAGCGCATCGGCGAGACCATCGGTCACGACGACCCCGAGTACGTCCGGCTCCGCGAGCTTGAACAGAGACTGCAGAACGATCGAATGAAGGGAACCTAG